The following proteins are co-located in the Puniceicoccus vermicola genome:
- a CDS encoding two-component system sensor histidine kinase NtrB → MPRNRNKGLERILGRLEDLDEKNLTILVNRLVRDRHLLESVFDIIRDGILVLDADSVIQYSNAAAFGLLGLRRREIGHSNIWRRIPELSEALQIDPERNRRQHRSASCEIEIHYPETRVLQVYIVPMEEATEHDLGDGTVVVFSDLTEIKHSTEELIENERIASIMMLSAGVAHELGNPLNSLTIHLQLIRRQLEKLGDPEKTARTAKSLDICTREVDRLDGIITHFLAAVRPQPPDLRKIDPIAVLNDVLEVEENLFAERDINVTVDLDSIAPPIFADPDQLKQVYFNVLKNAVEAMPGGGSIRIRWRKDPRHVTLMFADTGEGIDSEDLAKVFQPYFTTKNTGNGLGMMVVQRIMRDHHGTIAIDSRPDQGTVVTLQFPAIDPERPLLEE, encoded by the coding sequence ATGCCTCGCAACCGGAACAAAGGCCTGGAACGAATCCTCGGGCGACTGGAGGATCTCGACGAGAAGAATCTGACCATCCTCGTCAATCGCCTCGTTCGCGACCGACACCTTCTCGAAAGTGTCTTTGACATCATTCGGGACGGGATCCTTGTCCTCGACGCCGACAGCGTCATTCAATACTCCAATGCGGCTGCCTTCGGTCTTCTCGGCCTCCGCCGCCGCGAGATTGGACACTCCAATATCTGGCGTCGCATCCCGGAGCTTTCCGAAGCCCTCCAGATCGACCCCGAGCGCAACCGGCGCCAGCATCGCTCAGCCTCCTGCGAGATCGAAATCCACTACCCCGAAACCCGGGTCCTCCAAGTCTACATCGTACCGATGGAGGAAGCGACCGAGCACGATCTTGGCGACGGGACCGTCGTGGTTTTTTCCGACCTCACCGAGATCAAGCATTCGACCGAGGAGCTCATCGAAAACGAGCGCATCGCCTCGATCATGATGCTCTCTGCCGGAGTCGCCCATGAACTCGGCAACCCGCTCAATTCCCTCACCATTCACCTGCAGCTCATCCGGCGCCAATTGGAGAAGTTGGGGGATCCCGAAAAAACGGCCCGCACCGCTAAATCGCTCGATATCTGCACCCGCGAGGTGGATCGCCTCGACGGCATCATCACCCACTTTCTCGCTGCCGTCCGCCCGCAGCCGCCCGACCTTCGCAAGATCGATCCCATCGCCGTCCTCAATGACGTCCTGGAGGTCGAAGAGAATCTTTTCGCCGAGCGCGACATCAATGTCACCGTCGACCTCGACTCGATTGCCCCCCCCATCTTCGCCGATCCGGACCAACTGAAGCAGGTCTATTTCAACGTCCTCAAGAACGCAGTGGAGGCCATGCCCGGCGGTGGCTCGATCCGCATTCGCTGGCGCAAGGACCCCCGCCACGTGACTCTCATGTTTGCCGACACTGGCGAGGGCATCGACTCCGAGGATCTCGCCAAAGTCTTCCAGCCCTATTTCACGACCAAAAATACCGGAAATGGCCTCGGCATGATGGTCGTCCAGCGCATCATGCGCGACCACCACGGAACCATCGCCATCGACAGCCGTCCCGATCAGGGAACCGTGGTCACCCTGCAGTTCCCGGCAATCGATCCGGAACGACCTCTTCTGGAGGAATAA
- a CDS encoding glycoside hydrolase family 43 protein — MSNTIHNPILPGMNPDPTVCRVGGTFYLATSSFGQFPGVPLYASEDLRHWRFVRHILSRPEQLPFREDQSFVGEGIFAPTLRHDGKNFYLVTTNIGNGGHFIVSAANPEDEWSDPVWVDAEHQGGIDPSLTFLEDGTVLFQTTGDSQWGEPMSVVQFPIDLANGRGLGPREVISPGFGWKAVEAPHIFRRGEFWYLLTAEGGTEENHRVAIGRSDSPWGPWVPCPTNPILTHAGYDSTIQNTGHADLFEDEKGNWWIVFLGVRPLGYPSVHLTGRETFLASVSWTDEGWPVVNGGEPVDISGSDEKSVSQPTGTPWTEDFREKSLSWRWVAIGATYREGYGFDENRGMILRGLSSSLDRRGKAGFIGARLSENSGRYQTSLRIEKSGTEAGICVFMDESGYYSCGLLRKPDGRCLLRLVKRVIDMETVEEFEIEGSEPTDFRVELTRRGEQWSHAQSSFVFSVRDPEQGWR, encoded by the coding sequence ATGTCTAACACCATCCATAACCCGATCTTGCCCGGTATGAACCCGGACCCGACGGTCTGCCGGGTCGGCGGAACATTTTATCTGGCGACCAGTAGTTTTGGCCAGTTCCCCGGGGTGCCTCTGTATGCTAGCGAAGACCTGAGGCATTGGCGATTCGTCCGTCACATCCTCTCGCGACCCGAGCAGCTTCCTTTTCGGGAAGATCAGAGTTTTGTGGGCGAGGGAATCTTCGCGCCAACACTGCGTCATGACGGGAAAAACTTTTATCTCGTCACGACCAACATTGGAAACGGCGGTCATTTCATCGTCTCGGCAGCAAATCCTGAAGACGAATGGTCGGATCCAGTTTGGGTGGATGCCGAACATCAGGGAGGAATCGATCCTTCGCTGACGTTTCTGGAGGACGGGACTGTTCTATTTCAAACGACGGGCGATTCGCAATGGGGCGAACCCATGAGCGTTGTGCAATTCCCGATAGATCTGGCGAACGGACGCGGCCTGGGGCCCCGGGAAGTGATTTCCCCGGGATTCGGATGGAAGGCGGTTGAGGCACCGCATATTTTCCGAAGAGGTGAGTTTTGGTATCTTTTGACGGCAGAGGGCGGCACGGAGGAAAATCATCGGGTTGCGATCGGGCGTTCGGATTCGCCCTGGGGCCCCTGGGTGCCTTGTCCGACGAACCCGATTCTCACGCATGCAGGGTATGATTCTACGATTCAAAATACCGGGCACGCCGATCTGTTCGAAGACGAGAAAGGAAACTGGTGGATTGTCTTTCTGGGGGTGAGACCTTTGGGCTATCCTTCAGTGCATCTCACGGGGAGGGAAACGTTTCTGGCCTCGGTAAGTTGGACGGACGAAGGCTGGCCGGTGGTGAACGGCGGTGAGCCTGTCGATATCTCTGGTTCTGACGAGAAGTCTGTTTCGCAGCCGACGGGAACACCCTGGACGGAGGACTTTCGGGAGAAATCCTTGAGTTGGCGATGGGTTGCCATCGGGGCGACTTACCGGGAGGGGTATGGTTTCGACGAGAATCGCGGGATGATTTTGCGGGGGCTTTCTTCGAGCTTAGATCGGAGAGGAAAAGCCGGGTTCATTGGAGCGCGGCTCTCGGAGAACTCCGGTCGTTACCAGACTTCTTTGCGAATCGAGAAATCCGGTACGGAAGCGGGCATTTGCGTGTTCATGGATGAGTCCGGCTATTATTCGTGTGGACTTCTTCGGAAGCCTGATGGTCGTTGCCTCCTACGGTTGGTGAAGAGGGTTATTGATATGGAAACGGTGGAGGAGTTCGAGATTGAAGGCTCGGAGCCAACCGACTTTCGGGTCGAATTGACCCGTCGGGGAGAGCAATGGTCCCATGCGCAGAGTAGCTTTGTTTTCTCCGTCCGAGATCCTGAGCAGGGGTGGAGATAG
- a CDS encoding LacI family DNA-binding transcriptional regulator — protein MAKFSKRKTDSPQHLSPHVKRPTIFDLEKYTGYSRSTISRAFNPDASIKQGTRDQILKAAGEIGYSLHPGARMIRSQRSYRWGLLLPHLENPEYAELVECFDAEARRCGTHLVLGLTHYDTDVESAFLRHWAAGEADGVITDVVSWNENQKLYENLLSRKYPFMVLYAAPEGLPVIRKDSYASFCFGLQHLVELGHRRIAYVGLANPGSEYSNAYRAYVKTLEENGIELDSSLVILGENNRESGVDAWNRIRGMGKEAPTAIVAFNDILAIGIWIAVHAQGFSIPQDVSLFGNDDIPEARLMGLTSVRYDRKSLAKLAISSLEKMRKDPDTEIESFDMPTDLVMRGSIGRPGPRGSDWAKK, from the coding sequence ATGGCAAAATTCTCCAAAAGAAAGACAGATTCTCCACAGCATTTGTCGCCCCATGTAAAGCGGCCAACCATTTTTGATTTGGAGAAGTATACGGGGTATTCGCGGAGCACGATCTCGCGAGCCTTTAATCCAGATGCATCGATCAAGCAGGGGACTCGTGATCAGATTTTGAAAGCGGCAGGAGAGATCGGGTATTCCTTGCATCCGGGGGCACGAATGATCCGCTCTCAGCGGTCCTACCGTTGGGGATTGCTCTTGCCCCATTTGGAAAATCCCGAGTATGCGGAGCTGGTGGAGTGCTTTGATGCGGAGGCTCGGCGTTGTGGGACGCATTTAGTGCTCGGGCTCACCCATTACGATACCGACGTGGAGTCTGCCTTTCTGCGACATTGGGCTGCGGGAGAAGCGGACGGGGTGATCACCGATGTGGTGTCCTGGAACGAGAATCAAAAGCTATACGAGAATCTCCTCTCTCGGAAGTATCCGTTCATGGTCCTCTACGCGGCTCCGGAAGGCCTGCCGGTAATTCGCAAGGATAGTTATGCCTCTTTCTGCTTTGGTCTGCAGCACTTGGTTGAATTGGGGCACCGCCGGATCGCTTATGTGGGATTGGCGAATCCCGGTTCGGAGTATTCCAATGCGTATCGAGCCTATGTGAAGACTTTAGAGGAGAATGGCATCGAACTTGATTCGTCTCTGGTGATTCTGGGGGAGAACAACCGAGAGTCGGGGGTGGATGCCTGGAATCGCATCCGCGGTATGGGAAAAGAGGCACCCACCGCGATCGTCGCTTTCAATGACATTCTTGCCATCGGAATTTGGATTGCGGTGCACGCGCAGGGATTCTCGATTCCCCAGGATGTTTCCTTATTCGGGAATGACGACATTCCGGAGGCTCGACTGATGGGATTGACCTCCGTGCGATACGACCGGAAGTCTCTCGCCAAGTTGGCGATTTCTTCTCTGGAGAAGATGAGGAAGGATCCGGATACGGAGATTGAATCCTTTGACATGCCGACGGATCTGGTGATGCGCGGGTCCATTGGGCGTCCGGGGCCTAGGGGTTCCGATTGGGCGAAAAAGTAG
- a CDS encoding efflux RND transporter periplasmic adaptor subunit, with translation MTDPLKNDTSDLAERIDSEKKKHDRSRKYIYLVGGILLVVAIVWLSPIGSKSEDDGLPKFVTQSLDRGEIRKTITATGSLAPTNEVTVGSELSGTTMEVYVDSNDEVEEGQPLALLDTTALKNQLKANKANLASARASVKQAEATVAEAESSLARQKEWFIVDWRERSSKEAESKLTDVVTTLTSITSKPLQHEVCTMFPVLGRLHFV, from the coding sequence ATGACTGATCCTTTGAAAAACGATACGAGCGATCTCGCGGAGCGCATTGATTCCGAGAAAAAGAAGCACGACCGTTCGCGGAAGTACATTTATCTGGTCGGGGGAATTCTTTTGGTGGTCGCCATCGTTTGGCTCTCTCCGATCGGGAGTAAATCCGAAGATGACGGATTGCCTAAATTTGTCACCCAGTCCCTGGATCGCGGGGAAATTCGTAAGACGATTACCGCGACGGGTAGCTTGGCTCCAACCAATGAGGTTACTGTCGGCAGTGAGCTTTCGGGGACGACGATGGAGGTCTACGTTGACTCCAACGACGAGGTCGAGGAAGGGCAACCGCTGGCCCTCCTGGATACTACTGCTCTGAAGAACCAGCTGAAGGCCAATAAGGCCAATCTGGCCTCGGCCAGAGCCTCGGTGAAGCAGGCCGAAGCCACGGTTGCCGAGGCGGAGTCATCACTGGCCCGGCAAAAAGAATGGTTCATCGTCGATTGGCGGGAAAGAAGTAGCAAAGAAGCGGAATCGAAGTTAACTGATGTTGTAACTACACTAACATCAATCACTTCAAAACCGCTTCAACATGAAGTCTGTACTATGTTCCCTGTTTTGGGAAGGCTACACTTTGTATAA
- a CDS encoding PEP-CTERM sorting domain-containing protein (PEP-CTERM proteins occur, often in large numbers, in the proteomes of bacteria that also encode an exosortase, a predicted intramembrane cysteine proteinase. The presence of a PEP-CTERM domain at a protein's C-terminus predicts cleavage within the sorting domain, followed by covalent anchoring to some some component of the (usually Gram-negative) cell surface. Many PEP-CTERM proteins exhibit an unusual sequence composition that includes large numbers of potential glycosylation sites. Expression of one such protein has been shown restore the ability of a bacterium to form floc, a type of biofilm.), translating to MKKNILLSSFAACALATSAYSQITVVEEAGTKTFDKTFTINAEAGNVLVVATYQDGSPYNNLTFGGAAATGSISSARVTLFYYNVQSSGTIEIATTTSPSNTASGLFVWELANVDTSIAPIEVSTTSESADITTTVDNMFIVDAIGANGGGTVTDVTITPDNPTMSVDFDYDMNLTPGGFLGGGTGTAGVAGNYSLNWNLTLDSGSISDKGHLAYGFVPVPEPGTAALLLGLATLISVTIRRRHA from the coding sequence ATGAAGAAGAACATTCTCCTTTCCTCATTCGCCGCCTGTGCGCTTGCGACCTCGGCGTATTCACAGATTACGGTTGTCGAAGAGGCTGGCACTAAAACATTCGATAAAACATTCACGATCAACGCCGAAGCAGGCAATGTCCTCGTCGTCGCGACCTACCAAGACGGAAGCCCTTACAATAACCTAACTTTCGGTGGCGCGGCCGCGACTGGATCGATTTCCAGCGCACGAGTGACACTATTTTATTATAACGTTCAGTCGTCAGGAACTATTGAGATCGCCACCACGACTTCACCATCCAATACGGCCTCGGGACTCTTTGTCTGGGAACTGGCAAACGTAGACACCTCCATCGCTCCGATAGAAGTGTCCACGACTTCAGAATCCGCAGACATTACCACAACCGTCGATAATATGTTCATTGTCGATGCAATTGGAGCCAATGGGGGCGGGACAGTTACAGATGTGACGATCACTCCCGACAACCCGACCATGAGCGTCGACTTTGACTACGATATGAACCTTACACCAGGGGGATTTCTTGGAGGAGGCACAGGCACTGCGGGAGTTGCAGGCAACTACTCACTCAATTGGAACCTCACCCTAGACTCAGGAAGCATATCCGATAAGGGACACCTAGCCTACGGATTCGTCCCGGTCCCGGAACCCGGGACCGCAGCTCTCCTGCTCGGCCTTGCCACCCTGATTTCAGTGACGATTCGACGCCGTCACGCATAA
- a CDS encoding phosphopantothenoylcysteine decarboxylase, with product MSFSSPLRCVITAGPTREPIDPVRYISNPSTGKMGYAIAQAAVDAGWTVDLVSGPTHLREPEECILYPVVTGEEMYHQVDALFDACDILIMTAAIVDFRPKSPLAHKEKKGDAQLNIEMEPVIDVLKTVSQRKKDQFLVGFAAETNDLENYAMRKLKEKNLDLIAANLIGSGSGFALDSNILTILGPDGFREKWPAASKESLGRDLVALVTRKMEEGRTLSGS from the coding sequence GTGAGTTTTTCCAGTCCACTTCGTTGTGTCATCACAGCGGGCCCGACCCGCGAACCAATCGATCCCGTTCGATACATTAGCAACCCATCCACCGGAAAGATGGGGTACGCGATCGCGCAGGCCGCCGTCGATGCTGGTTGGACGGTTGACCTGGTCAGCGGCCCGACCCACCTCCGCGAGCCGGAGGAATGCATCCTCTACCCCGTTGTCACGGGCGAGGAGATGTACCACCAAGTCGATGCCCTTTTCGACGCCTGCGACATTCTGATCATGACCGCGGCGATCGTCGATTTTCGTCCCAAGAGCCCTCTGGCCCACAAAGAGAAAAAGGGCGACGCTCAGCTCAATATCGAGATGGAGCCCGTGATCGACGTCCTCAAGACCGTCTCCCAACGCAAAAAAGACCAGTTCCTGGTCGGATTTGCCGCCGAGACCAACGATCTGGAAAACTACGCGATGCGAAAGCTGAAGGAGAAAAACCTGGATCTCATCGCCGCCAACCTGATCGGCAGCGGTTCCGGCTTCGCCCTCGACAGCAACATTCTCACCATCCTCGGCCCCGACGGTTTCCGCGAGAAGTGGCCCGCCGCCAGCAAGGAATCTCTCGGTCGGGATCTCGTCGCCTTGGTGACCCGCAAAATGGAAGAAGGTCGGACCCTCTCCGGTTCCTGA
- a CDS encoding DUF6790 family protein — translation MLDDRDSPFQHEVRYASLGFAIVALCGHIHQIIQSHNDSPGNAEILLWTNILTPSIGLVLLLLAHRKKESSTAA, via the coding sequence TTGCTCGATGACCGCGACAGTCCGTTTCAACACGAAGTTCGCTACGCAAGCCTCGGCTTTGCGATTGTTGCTCTCTGCGGCCACATCCACCAGATCATCCAATCCCACAACGACTCCCCAGGGAACGCCGAAATCCTCCTCTGGACCAACATCCTCACTCCCTCAATCGGCCTTGTCCTCCTCCTTCTCGCCCACCGCAAGAAGGAATCCTCCACCGCTGCTTAA
- a CDS encoding efflux transporter outer membrane subunit yields the protein MARPVAVALLGVSLVGCSTTPTAEQVMEDVPMPMGWNNELADAERNEANAVEIETWWTVFEDPVLVQLINEALTNNPDLLTALSRIDQARAERGLERSQLFPSVNGGVSGSGSRSRDRRTDTTSSSESYGASIDASWEVDLFGQQRKYLEASDFALEATVEDYFAAQVSLAAEVANTYLRIISARKQLGILNESVASREETLQITQWQEAAGEGDVLNTQQVTVLVEQARAQIPSFRQSIEESRNALAVLCGTTPANIEALLDQREDLPDLPANIAVGIPAEVLRQRPDVRAAEKSVQSSVARLSAVEKSRLPSLTLSGSVGTEAARAGDFFDPQRVFGNLVGGLTAPLWDAGRISRRIEVQRAAVDQAYFNFEATVLDAMAEVENALSAINRKREEIVILERAVESAQLSAQLAEFQYEEGEKDVLTVLETKRTLLGLAQTLIQSKQEELVAHIQLYKSLGGGWSAPKEAAEVALDGNHS from the coding sequence ATGGCCCGTCCCGTGGCCGTGGCGCTGCTGGGAGTGAGTCTCGTCGGCTGTTCCACTACGCCTACGGCGGAGCAGGTTATGGAGGACGTTCCTATGCCTATGGGGTGGAACAACGAGCTGGCGGATGCGGAGCGGAACGAGGCGAATGCGGTGGAGATCGAGACGTGGTGGACGGTATTTGAGGATCCGGTATTGGTTCAGTTGATCAACGAAGCGCTGACCAATAATCCCGACCTGCTGACTGCGCTTTCCCGGATTGATCAGGCGCGGGCAGAGCGGGGCTTGGAACGGTCGCAGTTGTTCCCCTCGGTCAACGGCGGCGTGTCAGGCTCCGGGTCTCGATCACGGGATCGCAGAACCGATACGACCTCTTCCAGTGAGAGCTACGGAGCCTCGATTGACGCCAGTTGGGAGGTCGACCTGTTTGGGCAGCAGCGGAAGTATCTTGAAGCCAGTGATTTTGCTCTGGAGGCGACCGTTGAGGACTATTTTGCGGCCCAGGTTTCGCTGGCAGCCGAGGTGGCCAATACCTATCTCCGAATCATTTCGGCCCGGAAGCAACTGGGGATCCTGAACGAGAGCGTCGCCAGTCGCGAAGAAACGCTTCAGATCACTCAGTGGCAAGAGGCCGCCGGGGAGGGCGATGTTCTCAATACGCAGCAAGTTACGGTCCTCGTCGAACAGGCTCGGGCGCAGATTCCCTCGTTTCGTCAGTCCATTGAAGAGTCCCGCAATGCTCTAGCGGTTCTTTGTGGGACGACTCCTGCTAATATTGAGGCGCTTTTGGACCAGCGGGAGGATCTTCCCGATTTGCCGGCCAATATAGCGGTGGGTATCCCGGCTGAGGTTCTGCGTCAGCGTCCGGACGTGCGGGCGGCGGAGAAGAGCGTTCAGTCGTCAGTGGCCCGTCTGAGTGCGGTCGAGAAGAGCCGTTTGCCATCGTTAACGCTTAGCGGTTCGGTCGGGACCGAGGCTGCCCGCGCCGGCGATTTCTTTGATCCGCAGCGAGTCTTTGGCAATCTCGTCGGTGGCTTGACGGCCCCTTTGTGGGATGCCGGAAGAATCAGTCGCCGCATCGAAGTGCAACGAGCGGCAGTGGATCAGGCGTACTTTAATTTCGAAGCAACTGTTCTCGATGCGATGGCCGAGGTGGAAAACGCCCTGAGTGCGATCAATCGGAAGAGGGAGGAGATCGTAATTCTGGAACGCGCCGTTGAGTCGGCTCAGCTCTCCGCCCAGCTGGCCGAGTTTCAGTATGAAGAGGGCGAGAAGGATGTGCTGACCGTATTGGAGACGAAACGAACCCTGCTCGGACTCGCACAGACCCTGATTCAATCGAAACAGGAGGAACTCGTCGCTCATATTCAGCTTTATAAGTCCCTCGGGGGGGGATGGTCCGCCCCGAAAGAGGCCGCCGAGGTTGCTCTCGACGGCAACCATTCCTGA
- a CDS encoding VC0807 family protein: MSETQKKTENPWLNLGFNLIIPSLLLMKGDDWFGERLTGLPMEPSTFLFIAALLFPLGYGAYDFATRRTWNFLSILGIIGVLLTGGIGLLQLPPQWVAIKEAGIPAILGIATLISAFTSRPLVRVFLYRPEIFQVEKIQTRLEERGTEPGFEKLMHKTTYLLAASFLLSAVLNYILAKWIVVSPAGTEAFNKELGKMMAWSYPVIVVPSLIVTGFALWICFRGLKDLTGLTLEEMVEDPKAKKEEG; this comes from the coding sequence GTGTCCGAGACCCAAAAGAAAACCGAAAATCCCTGGCTGAACCTCGGATTTAACCTCATTATTCCCTCGCTCCTCCTCATGAAGGGGGATGATTGGTTCGGTGAGCGCCTGACTGGCCTTCCGATGGAGCCCTCGACTTTCCTTTTCATCGCGGCCCTCTTGTTTCCGTTGGGCTACGGTGCCTACGACTTTGCGACCCGTCGGACCTGGAACTTCCTCTCGATCCTGGGGATTATCGGAGTCCTTCTCACCGGAGGCATTGGACTTCTCCAGTTGCCTCCGCAATGGGTGGCCATCAAAGAGGCGGGAATTCCAGCCATTCTCGGGATTGCGACTCTCATCTCGGCCTTCACGAGCCGCCCTTTGGTGCGGGTGTTTCTCTACCGCCCCGAGATTTTTCAGGTGGAGAAAATCCAAACGCGCCTCGAAGAGCGGGGGACGGAGCCAGGTTTTGAGAAGCTCATGCACAAGACGACTTATCTTCTCGCCGCTTCTTTTCTGCTAAGTGCCGTCCTCAATTACATCTTGGCCAAGTGGATCGTCGTTAGTCCGGCGGGCACGGAGGCCTTCAACAAGGAACTCGGGAAGATGATGGCTTGGAGCTATCCGGTGATCGTTGTTCCGAGTCTCATCGTGACGGGCTTCGCGCTCTGGATTTGCTTCCGCGGACTCAAAGACCTGACTGGCCTCACCCTCGAGGAGATGGTCGAGGACCCCAAGGCGAAGAAAGAGGAAGGTTAG